Proteins found in one Thermodesulfovibrionales bacterium genomic segment:
- a CDS encoding glutaredoxin family protein, translated as MQPTVTLYTISTCRVCKATRKLLDDLSVTYECTDVDLLKKEEQDEILEKIKAANPRGAFPTIIIGDTTIVGLQEKEIRKALGL; from the coding sequence ATGCAGCCGACCGTCACACTCTATACGATCAGCACCTGCAGGGTCTGTAAGGCGACCAGGAAACTCCTCGATGACCTGTCGGTCACCTACGAATGCACGGATGTGGATTTGCTGAAGAAAGAGGAGCAGGACGAGATTCTCGAAAAGATAAAGGCGGCAAACCCGCGCGGGGCCTTCCCCACGATTATCATCGGCGATACGACGATTGTAGGGCTTCAGGAAAAAGAGATCAGAAAGGCCCTCGGATTATGA
- a CDS encoding ferredoxin-thioredoxin reductase catalytic domain-containing protein, translating to MTEAEKLYEMLRKLQEPKGYLFNKDRETVFDLLDGLLVNKGRYGYMSCPCRLATGDYEKDKDIICPCIYRKPDVEEYGSCYCYLYVSKEWNDEKISHAYVPERRSLGKIPG from the coding sequence ATGACGGAAGCCGAAAAACTCTACGAGATGTTACGCAAGCTGCAGGAGCCGAAAGGCTATCTCTTTAATAAGGACAGGGAAACCGTCTTTGACCTCCTCGATGGCCTTCTCGTGAATAAGGGACGCTACGGCTACATGTCCTGCCCTTGCAGGCTTGCGACGGGGGACTACGAGAAAGACAAGGATATCATCTGCCCCTGCATTTACCGCAAGCCTGATGTGGAGGAATACGGGAGCTGTTATTGCTATCTCTACGTCTCGAAGGAGTGGAACGACGAAAAGATATCCCACGCCTACGTTCCCGAGAGGCGATCCCTGGGGAAGATACCGGGTTAA
- a CDS encoding DUF1648 domain-containing protein yields the protein MSEREDRKGWRMLFWLLVFAAVLEIVYYYPLLPERVASHFDGYGRPNGWSSRDAFIAINASVTLLMAVLYAGIGFALPRLPEALINLPNKDY from the coding sequence ATGAGCGAGCGTGAGGATAGGAAAGGCTGGAGAATGCTTTTCTGGCTTCTTGTCTTCGCCGCGGTGCTCGAGATTGTCTACTACTATCCGCTCCTTCCGGAAAGAGTGGCCTCCCATTTTGACGGTTATGGCAGGCCGAACGGATGGTCGTCCAGGGACGCCTTTATCGCGATCAATGCCTCTGTCACTCTGCTAATGGCGGTTCTCTATGCCGGCATCGGGTTCGCACTTCCCCGCTTGCCGGAGGCTCTCATCAATTTGCCGAACAAGGACTACTGA